In Malania oleifera isolate guangnan ecotype guangnan chromosome 8, ASM2987363v1, whole genome shotgun sequence, a single window of DNA contains:
- the LOC131162026 gene encoding uncharacterized protein LOC131162026, with product MVGWIHFTVAAVCVGVLVALLTLFIRRCCWKKHRGIADANRTGAESLEVGIAKLQQHASLRHQLDPENKRRANYYVFRRGVSGKPPLFNWADYPSLVTDAVEHGWSQFAFTGYSSSSSSARSTLLGLCVAGDPGRDSEAELGWEICPGSADFMQKVGLKRVNTINHSTAPVSVVRTALPLPGPPLGNSAFPQEAYFEITVLSRGENDQEARNSSAEGERTKLIQENSKVNSESLVHFSGSHGEKQLEELRISNVEDSASEVVQLSLGLTGGGFLPLKLPGTYPGSIGFNSNGCVFLDGVKLVLESEKAEWGQRDKVIGCGFNPSQKKVFFTVDSEVVRVIHCKSEEFGAPLYPTLASNTDITVLVNFGQSSFKYAQANAHRTPNPCFIGPLVNSPAAAAALGYEDSKELFSMGRIDSQWLNRSTTKTSLSNSNKNNKGADYDQESDTELFEIVLDSRGQSPNTIS from the exons ATGGTTGGATGGATTCATTTTACGGTGGCGGCGGTATGTGTCGGAGTTCTTGTTGCCCTTCTGACTTTGTTTATCCGGCGATGCTGTTGGAAAAAGCACAGAGGAATCGCAGATGCGAACAGGACTGGAGCAGAGAGCTTGGAAGTGGGTATAGCGAAGCTTCAACAACACGCGAGTCTTCGACACCAACTTGATCCAGAGAACAAGAGGAGAGCGAATTATTACGTTTTCCGACGCGGGGTTTCGGGGAAACCTCCTCTGTTCAATTGGGCAGATTACCCCTCTCTGGTCACCGACGCCGTCGAGCATGGATGGTCTCAATTCGCTTTCACTGGCTATTCGTCATCGTCTTCGTCCGCCCGATCGACGCTGTTGGGTTTGTGCGTTGCCGGTGATCCCGGAAGAGATTCGGAGGCGGAGTTAGGGTGGGAAATCTGTCCGGGATCGGCAGATTTCATGCAGAAGGTCGGATTGAAAAGGGTCAACACAATCAATCATTCTACGGCTCCTGTGTCTGTAGTCAGAACGGCTTTGCCTTTGCCGGGTCCTCCCTTGGGGAATTCCGCCTTCCCTCAAGAAGCTTATTTTGAAATTACGGTCTTGTCTCGTGGAGAGAACGATCAGGAGGCAAGAAATAGTTCTGCAGAAGGGGAGAGGACGAAGCTAATCCAGGAGAATTCCAAAGTTAATTCGGAATCTTTAGTTCATTTTTCCGGTAGTCATGGCGAAAAGCAGCTAGAAGAATTGAGGATTAGTAATGTGGAAGACAGCGCGAGTGAGGTTGTGCAGCTTTCGTTGGGGCTAACAGGGGGAGGTTTTCTTCCTTTGAAACTTCCCGGCACCTACCCAGGATCCATTGGATTTAACTCCAATGGTTGTGTCTTCCTTGACG GAGTTAAACTTGTGCTAGAATCAGAAAAGGCAGAATGGGGGCAGAGAGACAAGGTGATAGGTTGTGGGTTCAATCCAAGCCAGAAAAAGGTGTTCTTCACTGTGGATTCAGAAGTGGTAAGAGTAATCCATTGCAAGTCTGAGGAATTTGGTGCTCCTCTTTATCCAACTCTTGCATCAAATACCGACATTACGGTTCTGGTTAATTTTGGGCAAAGCAGCTTCAAATACGCTCAAGCAAATGCGCACCGGACACCGAACCCCTGCTTCATTGGCCCTCTTGTGAATTcccctgctgctgctgctgctctgGGCTATGAAGACAGCAAAGAGCTTTTCTCCATGGGAAGAATCGACTCGCAGTGGCTCAATCGATCTACAACCAAAACTAGTCTCAGTAATAGCAATAAGAACAACAAAGGAGCGGATTATGACCAGGAGTCTGATACTGAGTTATTTGAAATAGTGTTAGACAGCCGTGGGCAATCCCCCAACACAATATCGTAG